Genomic window (Granulicella arctica):
ATTCGATTGCATCCGCAAACGTAGCGGCCGATGACGCCGACGCCCTCTACGCCGCAGAAAAGGTTGCGCTCGACGCCATCCTCCCCGAGGCCTTTGCTGTCGTCCGCGAGGCCGGTAAGCGCATCGTGGGCATGCGTCATTTCGACGTTCAAATGCTCGGCGGCATTGTCCTTCACTCCGGCAAGATCGCCGAGATGAAGACCGGCGAAGGCAAGACGCTCGTCGCCACGCTTCCCTGCTACCTGAACGCGCTCGCCGGTCGCGGTGTCCATGTCGTCACGGTCAATGACTACCTCGCCAAGCGCGATGCCGAGTGGATGGGCAAGATCTACGGCTTCCTCGGCCTTTCCGTTGGCGTCATCGTCCACGACCTCTCCGACCAGCAGCGCCGTGAGGCCTACGGCTCCGACATCACGTACGGAACCAACAACGAGTTTGGCTTCGATTATCTTCGCGACAATATGAAGTTCGAGCTTCCCGATCAGGTGCAGCGCGGCCAGTACTACTGCATCGTCGACGAAGTAGACTCGATCCTCATCGACGAGGCCCGCACCCCGCTCATCATCTCCGGTCCTACCGATCAGACTACGGACAAGTACGCCCGCGTCAACCTCATCATTCCCAACCTCGAGCTCGGCGAACTCATTGAGACCATCGACAACAAAACATGGTCAGGCGACTTCGTCATCGATGAAAAGTCCCGCTCCATCACCGTCACCGATGAAGGCTGGGAGAAGATCGAAGGCCTGCTCGGCATCGGCAACATCGCCGACCCGGAAAACTGGGATCTGAAGCACCACGTCGAAACTGCCATCAAGGCTCACAACCTCTACAAGCGCGATGTCGAATACGTGGTCAAGGACGGCGAGGTCATCATCGTCGACGAGTTCACCGGGCGTCTCATGCCCGGCAGGCGTTGGTCCGACGGCCTGCACCAGTCCGTCGAAGCGAAGGAAGGCGTGGCCATCCGCAAGGAAGACCAGACGCTCGCCACCATCACCTTCCAGAACTACTTCCGCATGTACAAGAAGCTCTCCGGCATGACCGGCACTGCCGAGACCGAGGCCGCCGAGTTCGACAAGATCTACAAGCTCGATATCGTCGTCGTCCCGACCAATCGCACCATGCTGCGCCTGGAAAATGCCGACGTCGTCTTCCGGACCACGAAGGAAAAATACTTCGCCGTAGCCGATGAGATCTCGCGTCTCCACCTCGAGAAGCAGCCCGTTCTTGTCGGCACCACGTCGATCGAGAAGTCGGAACTGCTCTCCGACATTCTCAAGCGCAAAGGCGTTCGCCACGTCGTTCTCAACGCAAAGTTCCACGAGAAGGAGGCCGAGATCGTCGCCCAGGCAGGACGCCTCGGCATGGTCACCATCGCCACCAACATGGCTGGCCGCGGTACCGACATCCTGCTCGGCGGCAACGCCGACTTCATGGCACGGCAGGATCTCGTCAAGAAGGCTCAGGCTCGTGCCGTCTCCGCCGCCGAAGGGGCCATTTCGCCGGTCGCCGCTCCCGGCATGGTCCGCTTCTACTATGCGAGCCAAGAGTTCGAGACGACACAGGCTTCATGGGACGGAGCCATCGCCAGCCACGCTGCCGCAGCACAGGTTGAGCACGACGCGGTCGTGGCCGCCGGTGGCCTCCACATCATCGGCACCGAGCGACACGAATCCCGCCGCGTCGACAACCAGCTTCGCGGACGCGCCGGACGCCAGGGCGATCCTGGCGCTTCGCGCTTCTACCTCTCGCTCGAAGATGACCTCATGCGCATCTTCGCCCGCGAGTGGGTCTCCACGCTGCTTCAACGCCTGGGCATGGAAGAGGGCGTGCCGATTGAATCAGGCATGATCTCCCGCCGTATCGAAGCGGCACAGAAGGCGGTCGAAACGCAGAATTTCGAATCGCGCAAACACATTCTTGAGTACGACGACGTCATGAACAAGCAGCGCGAGGCCGTCTACGGCCTTCGTCGCCAGCTCATGGAGGGTGTCGACCAAAAGCAGCTCATCACGGAAGACTACCTCTCAACGATCCTCTCCAACATCCTCGATGAGAACGCCCCGGAGAAGGTCCACGCAGACGAGTGGAAGTCTGAGGCCATCTTCAGCCAGCTTTACGACCTCTTCGGGGCACATCTTGAGAGCGAAGTTGACATCGCCACACTCAACCGGCACGAGCTTGGGGAGAAGATCTTCGAGACGCTCCGTGGTCGCTACGACATCAAGGAGCAGATCCTCGGCGCACAGGCCATGCGCTACCACGAACGCATCGTGATGCTTTCCGTCCTCGACGGTCTTTGGAAGGATCATCTCCTCGCTATGGATCACCTCAAGGAGGGCATCGGTCTTCGCGGCTATGCCCAGCAGGACCCGCTCGTCGCCTACAAGAAGGAGTCCTTCGAGATGTTCGAAGGTATGATGATGCGCTTCCAGGAAGACACCACGCGGCACCTCTTCCGTATGCAGATCATCGGCCCCGATGGCACACCGATCGAAACCGCCGAGCAGCTTGCCCAGGCTCAAATCCAGGCACCTCCTCAGCAGGAAGCATCGCCAGTACCTGAGCTGCAATCAGCGGTCCAGCAACGGCTACCGGGAGGAACACCGGACATCATTCCCGCCGCCCCGCAGCGACAGGCTGTCCCGGTACCCACTCGTCCAGCATCGACCACCATCGACGCTCTGGAACGCGAGTTCGAGAAGAAGAAAAAACGCGAGCTTGAGCAAGCGCGATCAGCAGGTGCTCCAACAGCCAACGGCAGCGGACCACGGCGCAGCGGCGAGAAGGTCGGCCGCAACGACAAATGTCCCTGCGGCTCCGGCAAGAAGTACAAACAATGTCACGGTGTCAACGACGCATAGGACTCATTGAGGAGCTGGAAATGGTGCCTCGGGGTACCATCTCTTGTCTACTTGGCAGTGAGATCGTCGAGCAGCAACTTCGCCTTCGTTGCCAGGGTCTTGGCTGCCTCCGCATCGCCCGTGCCCAAGGCCTGCTTCGCCTGCTTCAGAAAGTATCTGACGTTGCGGAGTTGCGCCGGCTGCGATCCTTGTGCACTCTGCTGAAGGTCCTGGACCCGATGCTCACATGATTCGATCAGCTCTGCCGTTGCCTGCTGTGTCTTCGGGCTGGAGTCACCGCCAGCCGACAACTCTCCGATCGAGCCCTCCGCCGTCGGAGCAGCCATCGCCGCATCGACTGGCGGTGACACAGGCTCAACTACCGGCGCCTTGGCCGCATTCTTCTTGGAAGCACGCTTTGGTTTGGCCTGCGTAACTTTAATCGCAGGCGCTTGAGAGACGCTGTCCGGCGGCGGGCTGACCATCGACGGCGACTCAGGGGTTGGTGGCTGGGCGTCGGGAGCCTGCAGGATTGGCGGCAGCGTTGGGGGTGCCTGCCGATGATGGCAGCCACTCAGGATCAACGCCGTCACAAGGCTCATAGCGCCGCATCTTAGCCGACCCTTCGCACCGCCCGCCCAAATGTTCTTCAAGAGTGTTTCTCCAACTCTGTCATTCTTAGTCGTCCCAGCTCGCGGGAGTTAGCCCCGGAACT
Coding sequences:
- the secA gene encoding preprotein translocase subunit SecA, encoding MLNTVIAKVFGTSNERAVKRLLPIIQQINGFESAVEPLTDEQLRNKTVEFRQRIADSIASANVAADDADALYAAEKVALDAILPEAFAVVREAGKRIVGMRHFDVQMLGGIVLHSGKIAEMKTGEGKTLVATLPCYLNALAGRGVHVVTVNDYLAKRDAEWMGKIYGFLGLSVGVIVHDLSDQQRREAYGSDITYGTNNEFGFDYLRDNMKFELPDQVQRGQYYCIVDEVDSILIDEARTPLIISGPTDQTTDKYARVNLIIPNLELGELIETIDNKTWSGDFVIDEKSRSITVTDEGWEKIEGLLGIGNIADPENWDLKHHVETAIKAHNLYKRDVEYVVKDGEVIIVDEFTGRLMPGRRWSDGLHQSVEAKEGVAIRKEDQTLATITFQNYFRMYKKLSGMTGTAETEAAEFDKIYKLDIVVVPTNRTMLRLENADVVFRTTKEKYFAVADEISRLHLEKQPVLVGTTSIEKSELLSDILKRKGVRHVVLNAKFHEKEAEIVAQAGRLGMVTIATNMAGRGTDILLGGNADFMARQDLVKKAQARAVSAAEGAISPVAAPGMVRFYYASQEFETTQASWDGAIASHAAAAQVEHDAVVAAGGLHIIGTERHESRRVDNQLRGRAGRQGDPGASRFYLSLEDDLMRIFAREWVSTLLQRLGMEEGVPIESGMISRRIEAAQKAVETQNFESRKHILEYDDVMNKQREAVYGLRRQLMEGVDQKQLITEDYLSTILSNILDENAPEKVHADEWKSEAIFSQLYDLFGAHLESEVDIATLNRHELGEKIFETLRGRYDIKEQILGAQAMRYHERIVMLSVLDGLWKDHLLAMDHLKEGIGLRGYAQQDPLVAYKKESFEMFEGMMMRFQEDTTRHLFRMQIIGPDGTPIETAEQLAQAQIQAPPQQEASPVPELQSAVQQRLPGGTPDIIPAAPQRQAVPVPTRPASTTIDALEREFEKKKKRELEQARSAGAPTANGSGPRRSGEKVGRNDKCPCGSGKKYKQCHGVNDA